The Paramormyrops kingsleyae isolate MSU_618 chromosome 23, PKINGS_0.4, whole genome shotgun sequence sequence GTCCCCTGATCAGATTCGAAGGAGCCGCTTGGGTGAGATGCCGGGCGGCTATGTGTTCACATTCCCACACGCAGCTGCATGACCGGATAATTCCACGGATATTAAATCTCGTAAGATTACCATATTTGTGAACAATTTGCCGGCAAACCAGTGAGTAGTGTCTCCTTAAATTTTGTCTGACTAACTGATGGACTGTCACTGCCGTTCACCTGCTTCATTCTGCTCAATCAGTCATGTTGTCATTAGAGTCTCATTTGACAGATGAGAAAGCTGAGCTTGTCCTGTTTAAGACCATTGCGAAAAAGCTAGTGAAAAGGGGCTTTTACAGACCTTCAAACAGGACTGTTGACTGTGTGAGGGCCACGTCTTCCATGTTGTACCCTTGTTGCTTCTCGACTGTCTTGCATCTTCTCATAGACCTTAAGATCTGCCATCAGTGTTATCTCCTATTTTTCTCATCTGTCCTTCTAGATTACCGTCACGCATTACCAGATAATTACTTTAACTTGACTTTCAAATGTGCTTGCTTCTTTGCAGTCTTCAGGCCTCCGCTTTTTGTAAATCCGCTGCTTTATCATTGGCTTGTTCTTAAGTCAGTGTTGCACGCACCACGTTTCACGATGTAGTGATGTTAGTTACCACATTGTCATTAAGGGTCTTTCTGTGCCTGTGGGATTTCAGCAAGTCAATTACAGGGAGTCAAAAGGTTGCAGGAATGACCACTGAGATATCTGGAGAGGTTGCCCTATTTGGAGATAAACTTACACTCTTCAGGACTTACTTTCCCAGTGGAtccatttatatttatgtagtCCAATCCCTGTTACTATGGAATCTCTGTCTTCACCTAACATgtaggtattttaggaactgtagcgacctggattgattactggttaacagataggaagcagcgagtagttataagaggcacaatgtcacagtgggcctgcgttcatagtggggtaccgcagggttcaattttaggaccactattgttcctaatttacataaatgatatagacaccaatatatacagtaaactggtgaaatttgcagatgacaccaaggtgggtggtgtagcagatactgaactagcggctcagcagctacagcgggttcttgatttaattagtgactggaccgatacctggcagatgaaatttaacatagacaaatgtaaggtactccatgtagggagcagaaatataaagtacaggtattttatgggacctactgaaataaaggtagctgattatgagaaagaccttgatgtgtatgttgatgcttccatgtctcattctcgccagtgcggggaagcaataaaaaaggccaataggatgttggggtatatctccaggtgtgtggagtttaagtcaagggaggtaatgctaagattatacaattccttggtgagatctcacctagaatattgtgtgcaggtttggtcaccatatcttaaaaaggacattgcggccttagaaaaggtgcagcgtagggccacaagaatgattcctggtcttagaggaatgtcatacgaggaaaggttagttgagctaaatctgttcagcctcaagcaaaggagactgaggggggacatgatccaggtctataagattctaacaggtttggatgctgttcaaccgaatagttacttcagcattagttcaaatacaagaactcgtggccataggtggaaattagcgggagaacatttcaaactggatttaaggaagcacttctttacacagcgtgtagtcagagtatggaatagtcttcctgataacgtagtgcaagctgaatccttgggttcctttaaatcagagctagataagactttaacaactctgagccccaagcgagctcgatgggccgaatggcctcctctcgtttgtatagttcttatgttctgtgACTACATGTTGCTGGATGATTGCATGTCAGGTGCTGGGGGGTAGAGGGGTGAGGCTGTCACTGTTGTTGATCATCTCTAAAGGAGGTGGTGGTGTTTTTCAGGTTCTGGGAAAAGCATCAGCACTCCTCACGTTCAGTTCTGCGGCCCAGGTAAACATGCTGACATGCTGCCTTCTGTTCAGCCGGGCACcccgtgcctgtctgtctctgtcggGGTCTGTCTCACTGCGAACCCCCAGGTCCTGAATCTACAGACGGCTTGTGGCTGCTGTAGtcccaccctccctcccccttgTGGTGCTCTTGGCCTCCTGCGCTTATAAATCAGTGTGTCACATGCTTCTGCCTCCTCAGTCATGCCCTGGATCGTCTGCTAGGCTGTTTCCAGCTGCCTGTGTGAATGAACAGACCCTGTTTTGGCAAATCCAATAGAAAGAGCGCTTCTGTGTGTCTAATGCTGTTCCAAGCCACTGCTATTCATGCAGtgatgcgcgcacacacacacacacacacacacaggtttgtaattatatctttgtggggactctccatttatttctatggcgaaacctctaatcccaacatgacgatctttaacccctacccagccctaaccttaaccgtaagtaaccaaacaaaacataagacttttggcatttttagttttttattccATACAttgatctttgtgggaacctgaaaaatggtccccacaacgtcaaaataacaggtttttatcacattgtggagaccgaatgtcccccacaatgtaatataaacctaatccccaaacacacacacacagggctttTGTTTGGTATCCTCATCATGTTCAGTAGTGCTTGAAGCCCAGGTGTGCCGTGATGCCTTTGGCCACAGATTCATACACCCCCGAGGCCCCCAGGAGGACGGCCATCAGTACCCTGGCTCTGACCAACGGGACCCTGCAAGCCCAGAGTGAGGAGAGGGGGCTGACGAGGGCTCAGGCACTGTCCCAGAGGAAGAGGCTGCTGAAAGCTCCCACACTGGCAGAACTTGACAGCTCCGACTCTGAGGTGTGTGTGAAACTCGCCAGTCGTTTGGGATTTCGTGTCTACAGTCACACGGTGTCGacttgggaaaaaaaagaaaaaacaacactTCTTTATTAAGGATGGTGAATGTGGTGAGGTGGGAGTGTAGACTGACTATATAGTCACTGTGTGTGAGGTTATTTAACACTGGATTCTCCTCATTCTTCAGGAGGATTTTACAGGACGCAAGTCAGCCAGCAGCTCAAGTGCGTCCACATCCTTGATGGATGAAACCTCCCCTGAGTCCAAGGGCAGAAAGAGTATGTCCGAGTCCCTCCGTCCAGAGACAGAGACGCCAACCTGAATTATGCCCCAGTTCCTGCTTGCATCGTAACTCTTGTATCGTTCTCCCCTGCGCCCCCAAGCTCCGCCCATGTTCCTGCCTATTTCGTCAACCCCCCAACCAGAGAGACGccccaagcagcagagaagacACTCCATTGAGAAGGAGACCCCCACCAGTGTCCGCCAATTCGTGCCGCCAACACGGCAGAGCTCGAAGTCGCTGGTACGTAGCTCTCACAAACGGAACTAGCAGAAATGCACTATAAGGTGGGGATCCTGGTGAACAGACTCTGGAGGTTAGTGTGTGAGAGTAGGCATCCTTAGCAGAAAAGCAGGTCAACACTGAGTTTGGTGATTGCAGATGGGCAGAAGTGTAGCCTAAAGGTACACGGCCCTCACCTTTCAATTACCTCATCTCTGTGCCATAGTCTACTGTCAACTGCAAGAACACAAGCTTGGCTGTGTTGCTCTCTGTAGGCCACCCTGCTAATAGAGCTAACACAAGGAACATCTGGGTTCACATCCAACAATCATACCTCATTCTGAAAGGGCTGAAGTTGCCCGCAATAGTCAGAAAAGTCTGAAAACATCTTCCCTTCTCTGCCTGAGCCTTGAAGCAGTGCCCAATCCCCCTTTTGCTCAATATATTGTCTCTGGGATACGAGTGTGTATGCAGCCCTCAAGTATGTCTTTGTGCTTTGGCCCTCGTCTCTGTCTGCCCCTGAAATCTATCTGAACCTTTGCCAAAGTTCTTGTCTGGCTGGAGGGGTTGCCATGGTTATATGTTGTTGTAGGAGGAGTTCTGCTTCCCAGTGGAATGCCTGTCCCTCACAGTGGAGGAGGTGATGCACATCCGGCAGGTACTGGTTAAGGCCGAGTTGGAGAAATTCCAGCAGTACAGGGACGTTTACAACGCACTCAAGAAAGGGAAGGTCAGTGTCATCTGTCTGGCGTCACAGTTCTCGTAGAAACACTAATGTTCTTCCAAAAACACAAGATGATAATCACAGATGTGGATGCTGTGAAGGTGGCTCAGGTGGCTTATGAACATACTTCCTTACCTCCCGCAGCTCTGCTTCTCCTGCCGAACCAAGAGGTTCTCCTTCTTCACTTGGTCCTACACATGTCAGTTTTGCAAAAGGTAATGAATGCCCTTTCTCTGGACTTCGAAACCCCAGAGTACATCTAACTGCAATCCAGTAGTACTTTAATCCAGAAGATCCCAAAAATTCTGAAAAAAACAGACATGATGTTCAACATTTCTCAGGAAGGCAGTTTACAATGAGATTTTAGTAACCTAGagagaaaaaaagttttatattGAATTTTGAACACACAATGGGAGGTCAGATACATCATTCCAAAGTCACTGGTTCTAGAGAACAATTTTGTATTTATGTCAAGGATGCATACTGGGGAGTTCTCACAGTTCTTAGTAGTAGGATAATTGGGTAATatccacttcctgtttcctaTCCTTCAGGCCTGTATGCTCTCAGTGCTGTAAAAAGGTAGGTTTTTCCACCTTTGACGCTATTCACCTTCAGATTGACATGTGATGCTCTGCCAACAATGCCAACATTGTCCCCTAGATGCGGCTTCCTTCCAAGCCCTATGCCAGTCTGCCCATCTATTCCTTGGGGCCCAGCACCCTGGCCAAAGGCCAAGCCACCCCGAAACCTGAGAAGGCCCATAGCAGTCGGCACAGCTTCCACCGCACAGTTTCCAGGTACTGTGGGCCTGTTGGTAAAACAGTGCCGCCTCTGGTGAGGAACTGCCAACCAGATGATTGTGCATATCATGTCTGCTGACACTGCGCCGTGTCCACTTCTGCAAGGTTGTCCAGGCATGGCTCAAAGACATCCCATGACGACCTGGAGCTTCCCAAGGAACTGACAGAGGATTGGAGTGTCATGGAGGTTTGCGTAGACTGCAAGAAGTTCATCTCGGAGATCATCTCATCGAGCAAGCGCAGCCTGTCGCTGGCTACCAAACGTGCACGGCTGAATCGCAAGACGCACTCGCTCTATGTGTCGCCAGCCGACTCTGCCAGCTACTGCCCATCTGAGAGAACGATCAGTGAGGTGTAGATGCTGGATGTCATCTCTCAGGAGActagatttggggggggggggtgactcaAACAGGTGTTACAGTGAagtcacaggacacagacacaggcactcAGGCTGAGGATTGAATCAATGCAGCACAGTGACAGGGATTCCTATGCTATGGGTGTTATTGTAGTTGCGTGCTCCTTTTCCGGCTGGCAGAATAACGTAGCTGTGTGTTCTTCACCAGTGTGTAATACATTTGTCCCACTAGGGGGCAGAGGTACATGAGTGATGTGGGGGAGGACCCTGTCCTGCTTTGTGGGGACCCCATCTCAGGAAAAGTGGGCTGTCCCACTCAGTAGGGGGCTGATTATACACATCCCAGCAGCCTAGAGCTCTAGTAAGAAGCTCtactttttattatttctaAGTGGTTAAATCTGAGGAGAGAAGAATGAGGCATTTACTTAGGTGATGCAGGTTTTGCCTATTGAAAATCTGTCAgaatacttttattattattgaattttAATTTCTATTTTTGAGGACCTTTGTGCGTACGATTTGGAAATTTATGTCTAAATTTAAACGCAGCACTCTTCTTTTCCTGATGGGTTAGCCAAAGCTAGTCTTGTTTCAGCGTTCTGCCCTGTTTCTTCAGGGCCTGGATGggtacccacaatgcaccacacTTTGTTGTGATTATATACAGTAGTGTGTGAAAGAGCATGGAGTGGGTGgttgcttttttccccctctcttCCTTAAAGGTTTGGTCAGTGCCAAAAGATGTTCTCTGAATGGTGTTTTGACCTGGCGTGATTGTCTATCAACTTCATTCAATCGGGTCTCTACGTGTCTTGAACCTGAGACACCAGCGGGGGCAGACATGAATGTCACGGTCtctgctgtgtgtttgtacagTGTTTCTTTGAGCTAAAATTTTgagtatatttttattaataatgattataatattaatGTTGCACTTTCTCAGTGGTGTGATCTTGGTTCTTGGCAGaacacttttttgtttttaaattaattcctGTTTCTCTTAATACTTGGATGCATTGGACCAGTGGTGAAGAGTAGTGTTTCCCTTTCCCTCTTCATAcatgttatctgtgtgtgtgtgtttgtctgtgtatgtgtgcgcaacACACATTGACTTTAATTAGCTACTCATGTCGGTTTACTGGTCTGTGACCAGTTCATCTTCTTCCTACGGCTTTTTAGGGTCCTTTTATGGCAATAAACACAGCTGTATTGAGGGAGGGAGAGCTGATGGTTGCTGAAGACTTGCTCCTAGAAGGGGCTGAGGTTCTGGAACTCTCCAGCTCCCCTGAGTCCATAGCAAACCTGCTTCGACAGTTTGCCTGGAGCACAAATGCAGTAAGAGCTCTATGTGGACCAAAATCTGTTTCCAACCCAAGGATGTGAAATCTTTTTTGGATTCATGGGGGCTACATGTCCTGACATCCGTCCAatccatgtttttttcccatttaaaacCGGATCCATTTTAAGTTTAATCTCTGGTTCACATTCAGACACTTCTTTGAATTCAATTATTTCAGCACATATGAAAATGCATCTTATTCAAATGTAAATGTTCCCACATTGGGAGTGAAGTACAGATATagattataatttttatttaaattgctATTTACTTTCTCAGAGTTTGTAATctttgtattttcatttatcaacctgctttttcatttgacattttaaaacagtatGATAAACAAGTTATCTTCCACGGCACTTGTACCTGAAGCTCCGACTTTCTGAAAGAAATGGGTCTGGTCCTAATGCTTTTACCCCTCATGCACTGTTTGACACATCAACTGCAATGAATGAATGTGTAGGACACAGAACCTCGTGGGTGAATAAAGAACCATCCGAATGAAGTGAGTCATCACTACTGGATCTTTTTCTCGAGTACCTTCTGCCTCTTCTCGTTTAACATTAAGCCTCGACTTTTCCTCCTCAATCTCGCATTTGTATCAGAGCAGCACATAACCATCATGGCTTTGGGCCTTAATGTTAGCAATGTCTTGTGGGACTTGCAGTACATTCCTGGCCCAAATGGTGCCTGGGATTAGCTCCAGCAATCTCTCACCTCGTGGATGTGTCCCGTTTCACAGGTATGATTGTATAAGTGTAACAGCTCTCCTGCCAAAATTCAGATATATCTTTGATCTTTTGTTGCACAGTATGCAAAAAGTCTCAATGCAGTAGGTTTACAACACACTTCATGTCTGATCATTGGTACCTTTTATCTTCTGCCTTGGAATGAGTGACTCTGAAATTAAACCAGTGACTGAACCAAATAGAGCATTCTGCTAAC is a genomic window containing:
- the LOC111848264 gene encoding protein spire homolog 1-like isoform X2, with translation MMCSAVSLVLQGVIDEYGKPCSPAQVIESLGIMIYKALDYGLKENEERELSPPLEHLIDLMTNVAEGDICPDEGYEAAADEEDSANVCRVHGYRDVLKLCSSHLPSPSDAPSHYQAVCRALYAETQELRMFLHKIKSAKENLRKMEGGRTEEPVQDLTELQNADWARFWVQVMRDLRHGVKLKKVEERTYDPLPFEFQLTPYEMLMDDIRSKRYKLRKVMVNGDIPPRLKKSAHEVILDFIRSRPPLNPVAARKLKPHHPRPRSLHERILEEIKTERKLRPVSPDQIRRSRLGSGKSISTPHVQFCGPDSYTPEAPRRTAISTLALTNGTLQAQSEERGLTRAQALSQRKRLLKAPTLAELDSSDSEEDFTGRKSASSSSASTSLMDETSPESKGRKTPPMFLPISSTPQPERRPKQQRRHSIEKETPTSVRQFVPPTRQSSKSLEEFCFPVECLSLTVEEVMHIRQVLVKAELEKFQQYRDVYNALKKGKLCFSCRTKRFSFFTWSYTCQFCKRPVCSQCCKKMRLPSKPYASLPIYSLGPSTLAKGQATPKPEKAHSSRHSFHRTVSRLSRHGSKTSHDDLELPKELTEDWSVMEVCVDCKKFISEIISSSKRSLSLATKRARLNRKTHSLYVSPADSASYCPSERTISEV
- the LOC111848264 gene encoding protein spire homolog 1-like isoform X1, producing MAKQLSSVSADRGEAGPGDMSADGEDAADELSLEDILMLYGQPINEEQAWAVCYQGCRAASPHYPAGRVEGPGDVRIQKDGTVSLRYQGAADEYGKPCSPAQVIESLGIMIYKALDYGLKENEERELSPPLEHLIDLMTNVAEGDICPDEGYEAAADEEDSANVCRVHGYRDVLKLCSSHLPSPSDAPSHYQAVCRALYAETQELRMFLHKIKSAKENLRKMEGGRTEEPVQDLTELQNADWARFWVQVMRDLRHGVKLKKVEERTYDPLPFEFQLTPYEMLMDDIRSKRYKLRKVMVNGDIPPRLKKSAHEVILDFIRSRPPLNPVAARKLKPHHPRPRSLHERILEEIKTERKLRPVSPDQIRRSRLGSGKSISTPHVQFCGPDSYTPEAPRRTAISTLALTNGTLQAQSEERGLTRAQALSQRKRLLKAPTLAELDSSDSEEDFTGRKSASSSSASTSLMDETSPESKGRKTPPMFLPISSTPQPERRPKQQRRHSIEKETPTSVRQFVPPTRQSSKSLEEFCFPVECLSLTVEEVMHIRQVLVKAELEKFQQYRDVYNALKKGKLCFSCRTKRFSFFTWSYTCQFCKRPVCSQCCKKMRLPSKPYASLPIYSLGPSTLAKGQATPKPEKAHSSRHSFHRTVSRLSRHGSKTSHDDLELPKELTEDWSVMEVCVDCKKFISEIISSSKRSLSLATKRARLNRKTHSLYVSPADSASYCPSERTISEV